A window of Halomonas sp. GFAJ-1 contains these coding sequences:
- a CDS encoding helix-turn-helix transcriptional regulator — translation MPQENADELVYIITEKSPQSQLFADYLHEHTGCTVSIYSPGIALPATTAERLLILIDSDHISVEALPDWQDALTETLAKAPLAAFNIHDMDHALEALSCAQLKGVFYRNESLEVICKGIHALMEGDLWMSRDLMAKLILFYRKYQSNAFRPACGLTNREMEIISLLSAGSSNQQIADKLFVSEHTVKSHLYNIFRKINVHNRIQALNWIHQNLGPMFPSVETNRQAHRNH, via the coding sequence ATGCCGCAGGAAAACGCAGATGAATTGGTGTATATCATCACAGAGAAAAGCCCCCAATCTCAGCTTTTTGCTGATTATTTACATGAGCATACAGGCTGCACGGTCAGCATTTACTCTCCGGGCATAGCACTTCCCGCGACAACTGCAGAGAGACTGCTGATTCTCATCGACAGTGACCACATCAGTGTTGAGGCACTGCCGGATTGGCAAGATGCGTTGACAGAAACGCTCGCAAAAGCCCCCCTTGCGGCGTTCAACATCCACGATATGGATCACGCATTAGAAGCGCTCTCCTGTGCTCAGTTGAAGGGCGTGTTTTACCGTAATGAAAGCCTCGAAGTTATCTGTAAAGGTATCCATGCACTGATGGAGGGTGACCTTTGGATGTCACGCGACCTGATGGCGAAGCTCATCCTTTTTTATCGCAAGTACCAGAGTAACGCCTTCCGACCAGCGTGCGGCCTTACGAATCGTGAAATGGAAATTATCTCTTTATTAAGCGCGGGCTCATCTAATCAGCAAATAGCTGACAAGCTATTTGTCAGTGAACACACCGTTAAATCTCACCTTTACAACATTTTCAGAAAAATAAACGTGCATAACCGAATTCAAGCACTTAACTGGATACATCAAAACTTGGGGCCAATGTTTCCCTCTGTGGAAACTAACCGCCAGGCACACCGTAACCACTAA
- a CDS encoding curli production assembly protein CsgE: MKPLNFKQLLLTATAMLIWSGGTAYAEVLNDGYSPGQQEQTEVENINQLSSQDGPVIEQRSNGSGSSELTGVMVDRTITMAGKTFYRAFSQRAMDNLMIGNSTLTIHERPDARWGSQVWIMDGNRMHFRTQLSPRINDASNTAGEAVQIVEEALLRHQLTSALTSDRDLGREEIF; the protein is encoded by the coding sequence ATGAAGCCGTTAAACTTTAAACAGCTTTTGCTAACTGCTACAGCGATGCTGATATGGAGTGGTGGAACAGCCTATGCTGAAGTACTGAACGATGGCTATTCACCAGGGCAACAGGAACAAACTGAAGTAGAAAATATTAACCAGTTAAGCAGCCAAGATGGCCCTGTCATAGAACAACGCTCAAATGGCTCAGGTAGCAGTGAGCTCACTGGAGTCATGGTCGACCGCACCATCACCATGGCGGGCAAAACCTTTTACCGCGCTTTTAGCCAGCGCGCCATGGATAACTTAATGATAGGTAACTCAACTCTCACTATTCATGAGCGACCTGATGCACGCTGGGGTAGCCAGGTATGGATTATGGATGGCAACCGAATGCACTTCCGAACACAGCTCTCCCCCAGAATAAATGATGCCAGTAATACTGCGGGAGAAGCCGTGCAAATTGTCGAAGAAGCTCTTTTGCGTCATCAGTTGACCTCTGCGCTTACTTCTGACCGAGACTTAGGTAGAGAGGAGATATTCTAA
- a CDS encoding curli production assembly protein CsgF, with product MTTLTKHARIYAVATLLLCSPLVVQAGELIYRPLNPSFGGDPFMGSYMLGKAQAQDTNTDPNARRTQPLSPTQRLIQNLESRLISQLISDVGRGEISNGGFDSDDFSVVVSDAGGELTVRVVDKLTGDVTSISVGGLFNP from the coding sequence ATGACCACCTTAACCAAACATGCCAGGATCTATGCCGTTGCTACATTGCTTTTATGTTCTCCTTTAGTAGTCCAAGCGGGTGAATTAATCTATCGGCCACTAAATCCTTCTTTTGGGGGAGACCCCTTTATGGGCAGCTATATGTTAGGTAAAGCCCAGGCACAGGATACGAACACGGACCCTAATGCAAGACGCACCCAACCACTTAGCCCTACCCAACGATTAATTCAAAATTTAGAAAGCCGCCTCATTTCACAGCTTATTTCTGATGTAGGGCGAGGCGAAATAAGCAATGGTGGGTTTGATAGTGATGATTTCAGTGTAGTGGTCAGTGATGCAGGCGGGGAATTAACCGTGCGCGTAGTCGATAAGCTAACAGGCGATGTAACTAGTATCAGTGTTGGTGGGCTTTTTAACCCATGA
- a CDS encoding curli production assembly/transport protein CsgG (involved in the stability of the curlin proteins during assembly; involved in the secretion of the major curlin subunit CsgA across the outer membrane): protein MKTTIVIFLILLLSGCAGVVANSENLEGAQATLTPRGATYQDLVSLPPPAGRIFVSVYDFRDQTGQYRPAPASTFSTAVTQGAAAMLTGALADSGWFIPLERVGLQNLLTERRIIRAEFERFGQPDTLPSLRAASVMLEGGIIAYESNIRTGGAGAEYFGIGASGQYQVDQVTVNLRAVEISTGEVLANVTTTKTIYSKELRAGVYRFIDFRRLLEAEAGITTNEPVQLAVMSAIESAVIHLIARGVENSLWNLQPNTNMQDTVLGEYLNATIPML from the coding sequence ATGAAAACAACGATTGTAATATTTTTAATTCTCCTGCTTAGCGGTTGCGCTGGTGTAGTAGCCAATTCAGAAAATTTAGAAGGCGCACAGGCAACATTAACGCCACGTGGCGCTACCTATCAAGATTTAGTCTCTCTTCCTCCTCCCGCAGGACGAATTTTTGTATCTGTCTATGATTTTCGTGATCAAACAGGACAATATCGACCAGCGCCAGCTAGTACGTTCTCTACAGCTGTAACACAAGGGGCCGCTGCGATGCTTACCGGCGCACTAGCAGACTCGGGTTGGTTTATTCCACTGGAGCGGGTGGGGTTGCAAAACCTACTTACCGAACGGCGAATTATCCGCGCTGAATTTGAACGTTTTGGCCAGCCAGATACACTCCCTTCACTTAGAGCGGCTTCGGTAATGCTAGAAGGCGGCATTATTGCCTATGAATCTAATATTCGAACCGGTGGAGCAGGTGCTGAGTACTTTGGGATTGGCGCTTCAGGGCAGTATCAAGTTGACCAAGTCACCGTTAATTTAAGGGCTGTTGAAATATCAACAGGTGAAGTGCTAGCTAACGTTACAACCACCAAAACTATCTATTCGAAAGAGCTTCGAGCAGGCGTTTATCGCTTTATTGATTTTCGTCGCCTCCTTGAAGCAGAAGCTGGCATCACCACCAATGAGCCAGTACAGCTAGCGGTGATGTCTGCTATCGAGTCGGCAGTTATTCATTTGATTGCTCGCGGCGTGGAAAATAGCTTATGGAACTTACAGCCTAATACCAACATGCAAGACACCGTTTTAGGCGAATACCTGAACGCCACGATACCAATGCTTTAA